In Vibrio tritonius, the following are encoded in one genomic region:
- the sctV gene encoding type III secretion system export apparatus subunit SctV — protein sequence MNQLFILLNRFAISAMKRSEIVGATFVIAIVFMMIIPLPTGLVDVLIALNISLSSLLIALAMYLPGPLAFSSFPAVLLLTTMFRLALSISTTRLILLEQDAGDIVEAFGNFVVGGNLAVGLVIFLILTVVNFLVITKGSERVAEVAARFTLDAMPGKQMSIDSDLRAGLLEAHEARHRRELLAKESQLFGAMDGAMKFVKGDAIASLVVVSINLIGGFAVGTLQHDMSASDSMHLYSVLTIGDGLIAQIPALLISLTAGMIITRVAPDSQAVDANIGREMAEQITSQPKAWIIAACGMIGFALLPGMPTVIFLVLAGLSLLSGFFQLFKAKQIARYESMHHVPEGTPAEFNGEEDVRRFNPARPYTLLFHPCRSQPNDPITVELIRQARRCRNRIVDKFGITLPSFDIDYSSDLEPDEFQFCVYEVPTLRATYLENRIAIPINQLSEEEFAQGDAGRNDRQEEEWVWFDDNHLIMQREDLAKVTPLMLVIERLERLFFATGPQFIGLQEAKAILSWVENEQSELAQELQRVLPTSRFAAVLQRLAAECVPLRAIRPIAEALIEHGQYERDIGALTDYVRISLKAQICHQYTSETGMHVWLLTPEAEELLRDSLRQTQTESFFALPQSASQILVEQLRQAFPVLAAPKPVLLVAQDLRRILRNLLQDEFNHVPVLSFTELQSTAQINVLGRISLES from the coding sequence ACATCAGCCTTTCGTCCCTGTTGATTGCACTGGCGATGTATCTGCCGGGTCCTTTGGCTTTCTCCTCGTTTCCAGCCGTACTGCTGCTGACCACCATGTTTCGCTTGGCGTTATCTATCTCCACCACTCGGCTTATTTTACTTGAACAAGATGCTGGGGATATTGTTGAAGCCTTCGGTAACTTCGTGGTGGGCGGTAACTTAGCGGTCGGCTTGGTGATCTTTTTGATTTTGACCGTAGTAAACTTTTTGGTGATCACCAAAGGTTCTGAGCGCGTAGCAGAAGTAGCCGCTCGCTTTACTCTTGATGCTATGCCGGGCAAACAGATGTCCATCGACAGTGACTTACGCGCTGGCTTGCTTGAAGCTCATGAAGCCAGACATCGCCGCGAATTGCTTGCCAAAGAGAGCCAATTGTTTGGTGCTATGGACGGTGCGATGAAATTCGTGAAAGGAGACGCCATCGCTAGTTTAGTGGTTGTGTCTATTAACCTTATCGGTGGGTTTGCCGTCGGCACATTACAGCACGATATGAGCGCCAGTGACTCGATGCACCTGTACTCTGTACTGACCATCGGTGATGGTTTGATTGCACAAATCCCGGCCCTACTCATCTCCTTGACCGCTGGTATGATCATCACCCGTGTTGCCCCTGATAGCCAAGCGGTCGACGCCAATATTGGCCGTGAAATGGCCGAGCAGATCACCAGCCAACCTAAAGCGTGGATCATAGCTGCATGCGGTATGATCGGTTTTGCCCTTTTGCCAGGGATGCCTACGGTGATCTTTTTGGTGTTAGCGGGCCTGTCACTGTTGAGTGGCTTTTTCCAGCTGTTTAAAGCCAAACAGATCGCCCGTTATGAATCAATGCATCACGTTCCTGAAGGCACGCCGGCAGAATTTAATGGTGAAGAGGATGTGCGCCGCTTTAATCCGGCGCGACCTTACACTTTGCTCTTTCATCCTTGTCGTAGCCAACCCAATGATCCAATAACGGTTGAGTTGATTCGCCAAGCTCGCCGATGCCGTAACCGCATTGTGGATAAATTCGGCATTACCCTGCCTTCATTTGACATTGATTACAGCTCAGATTTGGAACCTGACGAATTTCAGTTTTGTGTTTATGAAGTTCCAACCCTACGAGCAACCTATTTAGAAAACCGTATTGCCATTCCAATAAATCAATTGAGCGAAGAAGAGTTTGCCCAAGGGGATGCCGGACGCAACGATCGCCAAGAAGAGGAATGGGTGTGGTTCGACGATAATCACCTAATCATGCAACGAGAAGATCTCGCCAAAGTGACACCATTAATGTTGGTGATTGAGCGCCTTGAGCGCCTCTTTTTTGCTACTGGACCGCAATTTATTGGCCTACAAGAAGCCAAAGCTATTTTGAGCTGGGTTGAGAATGAACAATCGGAACTGGCGCAAGAGCTGCAACGCGTTTTACCCACATCACGCTTTGCAGCGGTGTTACAACGCTTGGCTGCAGAATGTGTTCCGCTGCGTGCGATTCGCCCCATCGCCGAAGCGTTAATTGAACATGGCCAATACGAACGAGACATCGGCGCATTAACCGACTACGTTCGTATCAGCCTCAAAGCGCAAATTTGCCACCAATACACCAGCGAAACGGGTATGCATGTTTGGTTATTGACGCCAGAAGCAGAAGAATTATTGCGCGACTCCTTACGTCAAACCCAAACAGAATCATTCTTTGCTTTACCACAATCAGCAAGCCAAATATTGGTTGAACAGCTGCGCCAAGCCTTTCCGGTATTGGCTGCGCCCAAACCCGTATTGTTAGTGGCTCAAGACTTACGCCGTATTCTGCGCAACTTATTACAAGATGAATTTAATCACGTACCAGTGCTGTCGTTTACTGAACTGCAAAGCACTGCTCAAATCAACGTATTGGGACGGATATCTCTTGAAAGCTGA
- a CDS encoding GGDEF domain-containing protein, which translates to MKADSSHKPQLATSTQIANWISLQQVALILVCIIGLTLFFTYTHAKEQREEALRHAKLSLKLVQDALLESHTEPETWRYIDLQRPSIQELLDHLANDLDTRVYLYVDDEQRLAPSSSVRKEEYSAVDLSRNAIIELQMGATSAYYTNNNTPRYLLAQALSNDLLLVADVPQPSWRERFGAPIYVLLTCGFILTLFIRRSGRRLSRLWRKQSVAQAMIDPLTMVPSRYGFSLLSKAYFPPNTAASLPIGILVVNVQQFNQFNQRYSPAFADKILQAIAQWLTQQVDSQHLLCRWNGDEFLILLQDCEAEEAQIRAQYILHHFNHAPLVIDDIQLKVDVQIGGCCGYAHHSAASLVLGANEALQIAKVQQSEFILHHCGN; encoded by the coding sequence TTGAAAGCTGATTCATCACACAAGCCACAACTCGCCACCAGTACGCAAATTGCTAACTGGATATCATTACAACAAGTCGCCTTGATCTTAGTGTGCATCATAGGATTAACGCTGTTCTTTACCTACACCCATGCTAAAGAGCAACGTGAAGAAGCATTACGCCACGCCAAGCTGTCGCTTAAATTGGTGCAAGACGCCTTATTAGAATCACATACTGAACCTGAAACATGGCGTTATATCGATCTGCAGCGTCCAAGTATCCAAGAACTGCTCGATCACTTAGCTAACGATCTAGACACTCGGGTATATCTTTACGTTGATGATGAACAGCGTCTAGCCCCTTCGTCTTCGGTAAGGAAAGAAGAATACTCTGCCGTTGATCTTTCAAGGAATGCCATTATCGAATTACAGATGGGGGCCACCTCTGCCTACTACACCAATAACAACACGCCTCGCTATCTACTGGCACAAGCTTTGAGTAACGACCTGTTATTAGTTGCTGATGTTCCACAGCCTAGCTGGCGTGAACGTTTTGGTGCGCCCATATACGTGCTACTCACGTGTGGCTTTATATTGACTCTATTTATTCGCCGTAGTGGACGCCGTTTAAGCCGATTATGGCGAAAACAAAGTGTCGCCCAAGCGATGATAGATCCTCTCACCATGGTGCCAAGTCGTTATGGGTTTAGTCTGCTGTCAAAAGCGTACTTTCCTCCCAATACCGCTGCTTCGCTCCCTATCGGGATACTGGTCGTTAATGTGCAGCAGTTTAATCAGTTCAATCAAAGATATAGCCCAGCATTTGCCGACAAAATATTGCAAGCAATAGCCCAATGGTTGACGCAACAGGTTGATTCTCAGCACCTGCTGTGCCGTTGGAATGGTGATGAGTTTCTGATTTTGCTCCAAGATTGCGAAGCAGAAGAAGCTCAGATTCGAGCGCAGTACATTTTGCATCACTTCAATCACGCTCCTCTTGTCATTGACGATATTCAACTCAAGGTGGATGTGCAAATTGGCGGATGTTGTGGGTACGCCCATCATTCAGCCGCTTCGTTGGTGCTTGGAGCAAACGAAGCGCTGCAAATAGCCAAAGTACAACAATCTGAGTTCATCCTTCATCACTGCGGGAACTGA
- a CDS encoding FHA domain-containing protein, with translation MYELRVLTGLNRGAALPLIGEEWLIGADQEADLVLLDSDIAPQHCSITSQQSGWVLTKRQGEMTDNEGHVIEHLEIAEGEVSFALGSVWLTMCPAETPWQYELPATQVTSGVTPESIAVEPAPARKKTVLPFLLGFISAVTIAATSTWAALYPTPQSTSAPTLPTIQDDREKLSDSAAVEQTLLNMLSERELNRFIALSHQGSQVAMTGSLTTDQSQKLERMMARFHEQYQTPVTIAKRISAQKSALPFEIVQIVSGPMASVVTSNGKRLFVGDEIEGLRLVSIDANKVVFKGKDNFEVSW, from the coding sequence ATGTATGAATTACGTGTACTAACCGGTTTAAACCGGGGCGCAGCTCTGCCACTCATCGGCGAGGAGTGGCTGATAGGCGCAGACCAAGAAGCCGACTTGGTTCTTTTAGATAGTGATATCGCCCCACAACACTGCTCTATTACCTCTCAACAATCGGGCTGGGTATTAACCAAGCGACAAGGTGAGATGACCGACAACGAAGGACATGTTATCGAACACTTAGAGATTGCCGAAGGAGAGGTTAGTTTCGCTCTTGGCAGTGTTTGGCTCACCATGTGTCCTGCAGAAACCCCGTGGCAATATGAACTACCAGCAACTCAAGTGACATCCGGCGTCACGCCAGAGTCGATAGCAGTTGAGCCAGCGCCAGCCCGTAAAAAGACAGTATTGCCCTTTTTGCTAGGTTTTATTAGTGCGGTCACCATTGCCGCAACCAGCACTTGGGCAGCATTGTATCCAACGCCGCAAAGCACTAGCGCACCCACATTGCCAACCATTCAAGATGATAGAGAAAAACTATCTGATAGTGCCGCTGTGGAACAAACATTGCTCAACATGCTCTCAGAACGAGAACTCAATCGTTTTATAGCGCTGTCTCATCAAGGCTCTCAGGTGGCAATGACCGGCTCACTCACCACCGACCAAAGTCAAAAACTTGAGCGAATGATGGCGCGTTTTCATGAGCAATACCAAACCCCGGTAACCATCGCTAAACGGATATCTGCCCAAAAAAGCGCTCTGCCCTTTGAGATAGTACAGATTGTTTCTGGCCCAATGGCGAGTGTCGTCACCAGCAATGGCAAACGTCTCTTTGTGGGAGATGAAATCGAAGGGCTACGCTTAGTCTCTATCGATGCCAACAAAGTCGTGTTCAAAGGAAAAGACAACTTTGAGGTCTCTTGGTGA